In bacterium, the genomic window GTTTCTCCGGAAGGTCGTCGAGCCGGCCCTGCAGGGGGTGCTGGGCTGGCTCCCGCTGTTCAGCGGCCCCATGTACGGCATCGGCCTCCTGGCCGGGGGGATGATTCTGGCCATCATGCTGTTGCCGATCGTGTCGTCGGTCTCTCGTGAGGTCCTCAAAGCGGTCCCGCTGAGCCAGCGTGAGGCGGCGTACGCGCTCGGCGCGACCCGCTGGGAGGTGATCCGCACGGCGGTGCTGCCGTACGCCCGGACCGGGATCATCGGCGCCGTGATCCTGGGCCTCGGGCGCGCGCTCGGCGAGACCCTGGCGGTGACGATGGTGATCGGCAACCGGCCCCAGATCGCGACCTCCGTGTTCCAACCGGCCTACACGATCGCCGCCGCCCTCGCCAACGAGTTCTCCGAAGCCACGACCGGGATCTACATCTCCGCCCTGATCGAGCTGGCCGCGGTCCTGTTCGTCATCTCCCTGATCGTGAACGCGATCGCTCGGTGGCTCGTGTGGCGGGTGGGCGCGACTCCCACCGCGATGAGCGGCGCATGATCGCGGCCCCAGCGGTGGGGGGAACCCGCCGGGTGACGGATCGTGTGATGACGTGGCTGACCGCGTCCGCGGTGCTGATCGCGATGGCCCCGCTGGCCAGCGTGCTCATCTATGTGACCCTCCAGGGCGCCTCGGCGCTGAATTGGGATTTCTTCACGCAGCTCCCCAAACCGGTGGGGGAGCTCGGAGGGGGGATGGCCAACGCGATCAGCGGCTCGCTCACGCTCATTCTCCTCGCGTCGTGCCTCGGCCTCCCCGTCGGCATCCTGGGCGGGCTCTATCTCGCGGAGCTCGGCAACGGCTCGCTGGGGTGGTGGATCCGATTTACCGCCGACGTCCTGAACGGCGTCCCGAGTATCGTGGTGGGGGTGTTTGTCTATACGCTCGTGGTGGTCCCGATGAAGCGGTTTTCCGCGATCGCGGGTGGGGTCGCGCTCGGCATCATGATGGCTCCATTGGTGATGCGGACGACGGAGGAGCTGGTGCGGCTCGTTCCCAATTCCCTCCGCGAAGCCTCGCTGGCGCTGGGGATCCCTTGGTGGATCACCACGCTCAAAGTAGTCCTGCGAACCGCGGCCGTGGGCATCGTCACCGGTGTCGTCCTGGCGGTGGCGCGCATCGGGGGAGAGACGGCCCCGCTCCTGTTTACTGCTTTCAACAACCAGTACTGGCAGACGCGACTCGACCAGCCGATCGCGTCGCTCACGGTGCAGCTGTACAACTACGCGATCGCGCCCTACGACGATTGGCACCGGCAGGCCTGGGCCGCCGCGCTCGTCCTGATGTCGATCACGCTC contains:
- the pstC gene encoding phosphate ABC transporter permease subunit PstC, which produces MLTVFGFSVVVLVGWMMIQLLVTAMPAIQRFGPAFLWTSRWDPVHNVFGALTFAYGTVASSLLALVLAVPVSLGVAIFLAEIAPVGVSTVLSFVIELLASIPSVILGLWGIFVMAPFLRKVVEPALQGVLGWLPLFSGPMYGIGLLAGGMILAIMLLPIVSSVSREVLKAVPLSQREAAYALGATRWEVIRTAVLPYARTGIIGAVILGLGRALGETLAVTMVIGNRPQIATSVFQPAYTIAAALANEFSEATTGIYISALIELAAVLFVISLIVNAIARWLVWRVGATPTAMSGA
- the pstA gene encoding phosphate ABC transporter permease PstA, producing the protein MIAAPAVGGTRRVTDRVMTWLTASAVLIAMAPLASVLIYVTLQGASALNWDFFTQLPKPVGELGGGMANAISGSLTLILLASCLGLPVGILGGLYLAELGNGSLGWWIRFTADVLNGVPSIVVGVFVYTLVVVPMKRFSAIAGGVALGIMMAPLVMRTTEELVRLVPNSLREASLALGIPWWITTLKVVLRTAAVGIVTGVVLAVARIGGETAPLLFTAFNNQYWQTRLDQPIASLTVQLYNYAIAPYDDWHRQAWAAALVLMSITLLLNIAARLVSRPRLMARRPR